Proteins encoded by one window of Candidatus Krumholzibacteriia bacterium:
- a CDS encoding DUF4397 domain-containing protein has translation MRLEVMRNHARRLTNWLLVAALGLGLAACDDDGGGTPTIPSSGRDVALLRVAHLAPDTGPVSVIVNEGSAGSFQLDGVEFGTFSTFREVPAVFGGVEYSVKVRAGGTDVIDELVAIERGDVITLAAIGSGDPSLEVFRGDLDRNETQATVSFVHAVPSLGAVNVSPPGIQSPPLFGPVSFGERSGRPVRLSQARYDFQVRDAESGAVTAIFADLLLVARTVYTIWAVETPEGGVAALVTTDVFDPEATATEVRTVPPATSDLRVAHLAAEAPTVNVLVDGEPVPALQGVDYKAVSGFLNLISAGHRIQVFDVAVDPVANPDDAIIDAEVFLEANTDYTVAAIGNEDAAIDATAAVLPYRGEVPAEAGRALIRLLHASSRAFDIDLRLSREVDGTPETLEPIPTVAKGGGLSEFASIPAGTWDVEILLPALGNFSSVTVEDVTVTEGTTSTLAYIGVAGQSLEVVVLEETASSR, from the coding sequence ATGCGACTCGAGGTGATGCGAAACCACGCCCGCCGACTCACGAACTGGCTGCTGGTGGCAGCCCTGGGGCTGGGCCTGGCCGCCTGTGACGACGACGGCGGCGGAACTCCGACCATTCCCAGCAGCGGGCGCGACGTGGCCTTGCTCCGCGTGGCCCATCTGGCCCCCGACACCGGTCCGGTGTCGGTGATCGTGAACGAGGGCAGCGCGGGCAGCTTCCAGCTCGACGGCGTCGAGTTCGGGACCTTCAGCACCTTCCGCGAAGTCCCCGCCGTCTTCGGAGGGGTCGAATACTCGGTGAAGGTCCGGGCCGGTGGGACCGACGTGATCGACGAGCTCGTCGCGATCGAACGCGGCGACGTGATCACTCTGGCCGCGATCGGCAGTGGAGACCCTTCCCTGGAAGTGTTCCGCGGGGACCTCGACCGCAACGAGACACAGGCCACGGTGAGTTTCGTCCACGCGGTACCCTCGCTCGGAGCCGTGAACGTCAGCCCTCCGGGTATCCAGTCTCCCCCCTTGTTCGGCCCGGTCTCCTTCGGTGAGCGCTCCGGCCGACCCGTACGCCTGAGCCAGGCACGCTACGACTTCCAGGTGCGCGACGCGGAGTCGGGCGCGGTCACGGCGATCTTCGCGGACCTGTTGCTCGTCGCACGCACGGTGTACACCATCTGGGCCGTCGAGACTCCCGAGGGCGGCGTCGCCGCCCTGGTGACGACCGACGTCTTCGATCCGGAGGCCACCGCGACCGAGGTGCGGACCGTACCGCCGGCCACGAGCGACCTCCGGGTGGCACACCTGGCCGCCGAGGCCCCGACGGTGAACGTCCTGGTCGACGGCGAGCCCGTCCCTGCGCTCCAGGGCGTGGACTACAAGGCCGTCTCCGGCTTCCTGAACCTGATCTCGGCGGGACACCGGATCCAGGTCTTCGACGTCGCCGTCGATCCGGTCGCGAATCCGGACGACGCAATCATCGACGCCGAGGTCTTCCTCGAGGCGAACACCGACTACACGGTCGCCGCGATCGGAAACGAGGACGCCGCGATCGACGCCACTGCCGCCGTTCTCCCCTACCGCGGCGAGGTTCCGGCCGAGGCGGGAAGGGCGCTGATCCGGCTGCTCCACGCGAGCTCCCGCGCCTTCGACATCGACCTGCGATTGAGCCGCGAGGTCGACGGCACACCCGAGACCCTCGAGCCGATCCCGACCGTCGCCAAGGGTGGCGGTCTGTCGGAGTTCGCATCGATTCCGGCGGGCACGTGGGACGTGGAGATCCTCCTCCCCGCTCTCGGCAATTTCTCCAGTGTGACCGTCGAGGACGTGACCGTCACCGAGGGGACCACGTCGACCCTGGCCTACATCGGCGTGGCCGGGCAGTCGCTCGAAGTGGTGGTCCTCGAGGAGACCGCGTCGAGCCGCTGA
- a CDS encoding S41 family peptidase yields MTRPRPLRTGLPLLALVILLAPSLATAQTKLLRFPDIHANKVVFCYAGDLWTAPAGGGSAVRLTTHPGQELFPRFSPDGKWIAFTGQIDGDEQVYVIPSTGGVPKQLTFYPARGPLPPRWGYDNQVYGWTPDGEKVLFRSLRDGWDLSDSRLYTVGVEGGLPEALAMPVSGGGDLSPEGDRVVYSPLFRDFRTWKRYQGGWATDLYIFDLDTHEATQVTDHVRSDRDPMWIDDEIVFTSDRDGKLNLYAYDVEDDTIRQLTSYTDWDVRWPAADEQGRVVYELAGELRIYDTNGGMDTGISITVPTDALAMRPERVDASGDVEGWALSPKGNRALVVARGDIFSLPTDEGFTRNLTNSSDAHERLASWSPNGRWILYVSDITDEEALYLMPRGTEDAEPRLLTDEATGRLYAPKFSPDSEMVAYSDKEGVIRVVDVESSRVREVADEPQGQVTDYVWSPDSNWLAFSMTDRNGYNSIHVWSRGENETRRVTGELFNEFQPTWGPNGDFLYYMSDRGFQPQIGSIEWNYLVDRETGVYALALREDVEHPLPPRDDEVEIEVEEEENGDDEEKAENGEEELEIEIDFDGLADRLVALPIELDNYYGMSMADDKLLFVRSGPFYYGRGSDIRPSIHFFDFDEREVKKVADAGGYALSHDGKKILVRGGGAFELLDVAPDAKGERVSDGDMHADVDYAQEWETIFDEVWRRFRDFFYVGNMHGYDWEAIGERYRELLPHVAHRSDLNYVIGEMIAELNVSHAYISGGDYEIPDRPDVALPGARIEFDADDGRYRLAEIYPGHNAETRYRSPLTEVGMNAAAGDYLLAIDGVELDENSNPYEMLRYKSDRPVTLTLNERPRQDDDVREVTFEPRTQETPLRYLKWVEGNRQKVAEATDGRVGYLHIPDMGSNGIREFIKYFYGQIRKDGLVIDVRGNGGGNVSQMLIERLSRELLRVRYTRTYEWPGTYPNHVFHGPMVCLLNETSASDGDIFPAMFQKKELGPLIGKRSWGGVIGITSHGPLLDGGSVNVPQFGTNDRETAEWVIEGHGVDPDIVVENEPKAVLEGRDPQLERGIEEVMMRIRQDPPIFPPRPDDPVRVD; encoded by the coding sequence ATGACCCGACCCCGACCGTTGCGTACGGGATTGCCATTGCTCGCGCTGGTGATCCTGCTCGCGCCGTCCCTGGCGACGGCCCAGACCAAGCTCCTGCGCTTCCCCGACATCCATGCGAACAAGGTCGTCTTCTGCTACGCGGGCGACCTGTGGACCGCACCCGCCGGCGGCGGCTCCGCGGTGCGTCTCACCACCCATCCGGGACAGGAACTGTTCCCGCGCTTCTCGCCCGACGGCAAGTGGATCGCCTTCACCGGCCAGATCGACGGCGACGAGCAGGTCTACGTGATCCCGTCCACCGGGGGCGTGCCGAAGCAGCTCACCTTCTACCCGGCTCGCGGTCCGCTGCCGCCGCGCTGGGGCTACGACAACCAGGTCTACGGCTGGACGCCCGACGGCGAGAAGGTCCTCTTCCGCTCGCTGCGTGACGGCTGGGACCTGAGCGACTCGCGTCTCTACACCGTGGGCGTCGAGGGCGGCCTGCCCGAGGCCCTCGCGATGCCGGTGTCCGGAGGCGGGGATCTGTCGCCCGAGGGCGACCGGGTCGTCTACTCGCCCCTGTTCCGCGATTTCCGGACCTGGAAGCGCTACCAGGGCGGCTGGGCCACCGACCTCTACATCTTCGACCTCGACACCCACGAGGCCACGCAGGTCACCGACCACGTCCGCAGCGACCGCGATCCGATGTGGATCGACGACGAGATCGTCTTCACCAGCGATCGCGACGGCAAACTGAATCTGTACGCCTACGACGTCGAGGACGACACCATCCGTCAGCTCACCAGCTACACCGACTGGGACGTGCGCTGGCCGGCCGCCGACGAGCAGGGCCGGGTGGTCTACGAACTCGCCGGAGAGCTGCGGATCTACGACACCAACGGCGGCATGGACACCGGGATCTCGATCACGGTGCCCACCGACGCCCTCGCCATGCGGCCCGAGCGCGTGGACGCCAGCGGCGACGTCGAGGGCTGGGCTCTGAGCCCGAAGGGCAACCGCGCTCTGGTCGTCGCTCGCGGCGACATCTTCAGCCTGCCCACCGACGAGGGCTTCACCCGCAACCTCACGAACAGTTCGGACGCCCACGAGCGGCTGGCCAGCTGGTCGCCGAACGGCCGCTGGATCCTGTACGTGAGCGACATCACCGACGAAGAGGCCCTGTACCTGATGCCCCGGGGCACCGAGGACGCCGAGCCTCGCCTGCTGACCGACGAGGCCACCGGTCGTCTGTACGCTCCGAAATTCTCGCCCGACAGCGAGATGGTCGCCTACAGCGACAAGGAAGGCGTGATCCGCGTGGTCGACGTCGAGAGCAGCCGCGTGCGCGAGGTCGCCGACGAGCCCCAGGGCCAGGTCACCGACTACGTGTGGTCGCCCGACTCGAACTGGCTGGCCTTCAGCATGACCGATCGCAACGGCTACAACTCGATCCATGTGTGGAGCCGCGGCGAGAACGAGACCCGCCGTGTGACGGGCGAGCTCTTCAACGAGTTCCAACCCACGTGGGGACCGAACGGTGACTTCCTCTACTACATGAGCGACCGCGGCTTCCAGCCGCAGATCGGTTCGATCGAGTGGAACTACCTGGTCGACCGCGAGACCGGAGTCTACGCCCTCGCTCTGCGCGAGGACGTCGAGCACCCGCTGCCCCCGCGCGACGACGAGGTCGAGATCGAGGTCGAGGAAGAGGAGAACGGCGACGACGAGGAGAAAGCCGAGAACGGCGAGGAAGAGCTCGAGATCGAGATCGACTTCGACGGCCTGGCCGATCGCCTCGTGGCGCTGCCGATCGAGCTCGACAACTACTACGGAATGAGCATGGCCGACGACAAGCTGCTCTTCGTGCGCAGCGGTCCGTTCTACTACGGTCGTGGCAGCGACATCCGTCCCTCGATCCACTTCTTCGACTTCGACGAGCGCGAAGTGAAGAAGGTGGCCGACGCCGGCGGCTACGCCCTCAGCCACGACGGCAAGAAGATCCTGGTGCGCGGCGGTGGTGCGTTCGAGCTGCTCGACGTCGCTCCCGACGCCAAGGGCGAGCGGGTGAGCGACGGCGACATGCACGCCGACGTGGACTACGCGCAGGAGTGGGAGACCATCTTCGACGAGGTCTGGCGCCGCTTCCGCGACTTCTTCTACGTCGGCAACATGCACGGCTACGACTGGGAGGCGATCGGCGAGCGGTACCGCGAGCTGCTGCCGCACGTGGCCCATCGCAGCGACCTCAACTACGTGATCGGCGAGATGATCGCCGAGCTCAACGTGAGCCACGCGTACATCTCGGGCGGCGACTACGAGATCCCCGATCGTCCCGACGTGGCTCTGCCCGGCGCGCGCATCGAGTTCGACGCCGACGACGGTCGCTACCGGCTGGCCGAGATCTACCCCGGGCACAACGCGGAGACCCGGTACCGGTCGCCGCTCACCGAAGTCGGCATGAACGCCGCCGCGGGCGACTACCTGTTGGCCATCGACGGGGTCGAACTCGACGAGAACTCGAATCCCTACGAGATGCTGCGCTACAAGTCGGACCGTCCGGTGACCCTGACGCTGAACGAGCGCCCGCGCCAGGACGACGACGTCCGCGAGGTCACCTTCGAGCCACGGACCCAGGAAACGCCGCTGCGGTACCTGAAGTGGGTCGAGGGCAACCGACAGAAGGTGGCCGAGGCCACCGACGGTCGTGTCGGGTACCTGCACATCCCCGACATGGGCAGCAACGGCATCCGCGAGTTCATCAAGTACTTCTACGGGCAGATCCGGAAGGACGGCCTGGTGATCGACGTGCGCGGCAACGGCGGCGGCAACGTCAGCCAGATGCTGATCGAGCGCCTGAGCCGCGAGCTGCTCCGCGTGCGCTACACCCGCACCTACGAGTGGCCGGGAACCTACCCGAACCACGTCTTCCACGGCCCCATGGTCTGTCTGCTGAACGAGACCTCGGCCAGCGACGGCGACATCTTCCCGGCCATGTTCCAGAAGAAGGAACTGGGCCCGCTGATCGGGAAGCGGAGCTGGGGTGGCGTGATCGGGATCACCAGCCACGGTCCGTTGCTCGACGGAGGCTCGGTCAACGTGCCGCAGTTCGGCACCAATGACCGCGAAACCGCCGAGTGGGTGATCGAGGGCCACGGCGTCGATCCCGACATCGTGGTCGAGAACGAACCGAAGGCGGTGCTGGAGGGTCGCGATCCGCAGCTCGAGCGCGGGATCGAGGAGGTCATGATGCGGATCCGCCAGGACCCGCCGATCTTCCCGCCGCGGCCGGACGACCCGGTGCGTGTCGACTGA